One stretch of Daphnia pulicaria isolate SC F1-1A chromosome 6, SC_F0-13Bv2, whole genome shotgun sequence DNA includes these proteins:
- the LOC124342615 gene encoding ecdysone receptor-like isoform X3 yields the protein MHPISMSLLHSSSPSSSHPHHPHHSFYGGATTPTLGASTSGSVHSPSPLKRSRHNHIIINNNNNSNNSSSAMEEWLPSPGQMSVDSMSPPPPPSSSSMSMRGANDGLLMLDGQSQQQQQQQQQQLLLQQRGSTLPPSVISSSNGYSPSPMSTGSYEPPFSPGGGGGGKLGREDLSPPGSVNGGGGYSVDSFADAKKKKGPVPRQQEELCLVCGDRASGYHYNALTCEGCKGFFRRSITKNAVYQCKYGNGCDIDMYMRRKCQECRLKKCLTVGMRPECVVPEYQCAVKREAKKAQKEKDRPNSSSLGSPDMKEPEIKAIHHQQQQQQQQQQQQQQQLQQQQQLQQQQQQHIHVLDEKPMVVCGTANGGVGNGLAVKPLSPEQEELINRLVYFQEEFDQPSEEDLRKISTSGIHESDADAKFKHITEMTILTVQLTVEFSKRLPGFDTLLREDQITLLKACSSEVMMLRCARRYDANTDSIVFANNLPYTRESYNMAGVGDTAEPLFRFGKSMSQMKVDNAEYALLTAIVIFSERPGLVEARKVEKIQEIYLEALQAYVMNHRVRPMTEFAKLLSVLTELRTLGNLNSEMCFSLKLKNKKLPPFLAEIWDVHS from the exons ATGCACCCGATCTCCATGTCGTTGCTCCACTCGTCTTCTCCGTCGTCTTCGCATCCGCACCATCCGCACCACTCGTTTTACGGCGGAGCGACGACGCCCACCTTGGGGGCGTCGACCAGCGGCTCCGTCCACTCGCCGAGTCCGTTGAAGCGCTCCCGACACAaccacatcatcatcaacaacaacaacaacagcaacaacagcagtagCGCCATGGAGGAATGGTTGCCATCGCCTGGGCAAATGTCGGTCGACTCGATGTCACCGCCGCCTCCGCCCAGCAGCTCCTCCATGTCGATGAGGGGAGCCAACGACGGGCTGCTGATGCTGGACGGCCaatcgcaacaacaacaacagcaacaacagcagcaactacTATTACAACAACGGGGGTCCACCTTGCCGCCTTCGGTCATCTCATCGTCCAACGGCTACTCGCCGTCGCCCATGTCGACGGGCAGCTACGAGCCGCCATTCAGTCCGGGCGGAGGCGGCGGAGGCAAATTGG GTCGAGAAGATTTGTCGCCGCCGGGCAGCGTCAATGGCGGTGGCGGTTACTCGGTTGACAGTTTTGCCgatgccaagaagaagaaaggtccCGTACCGCGACAACAGGAGGAATTGTGTCTGGTCTGCGGTGATCGAGCTTCCGGTTACCACTACAACGCCCTCACCTGTGAAGGATGCAAAG GATTCTTCCGGCGGAGTATCACGAAAAATGCAGTGTACCAGTGCAAGTACGGCAACGGCTGCGACATTGACATGTACATGAGGCGAAAGTGCCAAGAGTGCCGACTGAAAAAGTGCCTGACGGTTGGCATGCGACCGGAAT gTGTCGTTCCAGAGTACCAGTGCGCCGTCAAAAGGGAAGCCAAGAAAGCGCAAAAGGAAAAGGACCGGCCCAATTCCAGTTCGCTGGGATCGCCCGACATGAAAGAGCCTGAAATCAAGGCCATCCaccaccagcaacagcagcagcagcaacaacaacaacagcagcaacaacaattgcagcagcagcagcagttacaacaacagcagcagcaacacattCAC GTGTTGGATGAGAAGCCCATGGTGGTTTGCGGCACCGCCAACGGAGGTGTTGGCAACGGGTTGGCCGTCAAACCCCTCAGTCCCGAGCAGGAGGAGCTCATCAATCGGCTCGTCTATTTCCAGGAAGAATTTGATCAACCGTCCGAAGAGGATCTGAGAAAGATTTCC ACGTCGGGCATTCACGAATCGGACGCCGACGCCAAATTCAAACACATAACGGAGATGACGATCCTGACTGTGCAGCTGACGGTCGAGTTTTCCAAGCGGCTGCCGGGCTTCGACACGCTCCTGCGCGAGGATCAGATCACGTTGCTCAAGGCGTGCTCGAGCGAGGTGATGATGCTGCGCTGCGCCCGACGCTACGACGCCAACACGGACTCGATCGTCTTCGCCAACAACCTGCCCTACACGCGCGAGTCGTACAACATGGCCGGAGTCGGAGACACGGCCGAGCCGCTCTTCCGCTTCGGCAAGAGCATGTCGCAGATGAAAGTCGACAATGCCGAGTACGCCCTTCTCACGGCCATCGTCATCTTCTCTG AACGACCGGGATTGGTGGAGGCGAGAAAAGTGGAAAAGATTCAGGAGATTTACCTCGAAGCGCTTCAGGCTTACGTGATGAACCACCGGGTGCGGCCGATGACGGAGTTCGCCAAGCTCCTGTCGGTGCTAACCGAGTTGCGCACGCTCGGCAACCTCAACTCTGAGATGTGCTTTTCTCTCAAGctcaaaaacaagaaactgcCGCCCTTCCTCGCCGAAATCTGGGACGTTCATTCGTGA
- the LOC124342615 gene encoding ecdysone receptor-like isoform X2 gives MTMGDHGEVSSSSSVPMTTSSPSSWPSNNNNRVQQQQQHQQQQLKYPYGHVTRGANKMLASYSLPGQVMRSNAVSTTTANGHHHHQQQQQHLHYGGSTPQQPSTGLMQPPSFTNGIATTVVLTGLHHHHHQVAGHVQQRIGGSPSDEHSLPSSDIGEVDLDLWDLDINGPSVSPQSSTGGGHSPAVPPGRRSSDTSSTSGREDLSPPGSVNGGGGYSVDSFADAKKKKGPVPRQQEELCLVCGDRASGYHYNALTCEGCKGFFRRSITKNAVYQCKYGNGCDIDMYMRRKCQECRLKKCLTVGMRPECVVPEYQCAVKREAKKAQKEKDRPNSSSLGSPDMKEPEIKAIHHQQQQQQQQQQQQQQQLQQQQQLQQQQQQHIHVLDEKPMVVCGTANGGVGNGLAVKPLSPEQEELINRLVYFQEEFDQPSEEDLRKISTSGIHESDADAKFKHITEMTILTVQLTVEFSKRLPGFDTLLREDQITLLKACSSEVMMLRCARRYDANTDSIVFANNLPYTRESYNMAGVGDTAEPLFRFGKSMSQMKVDNAEYALLTAIVIFSERPGLVEARKVEKIQEIYLEALQAYVMNHRVRPMTEFAKLLSVLTELRTLGNLNSEMCFSLKLKNKKLPPFLAEIWDVHS, from the exons ATGACCATGGGCGATCATGGTGAAGTCAGTTCGTCGTCGTCTGTTCCGATGACCACATCTTCTCCGTCTTCGTGGccgtccaacaacaacaaccgagtccagcagcaacaacaacatcagcagcaacagctcAAGTATCCCTACGGTCACGTGACTCGCGGTGCTAATAAAATGCTGGCCAGTTACTCTCTGCCCGGTCAAGTGATGCGCAGTAACGCTGTGAGCACGACAACGGCCAacggccatcatcatcatcaacaacagcaacaacatctgCATTACGGCGGATCGACTCCACAGCAGCCGTCAACCGGTTTGATGCAACCGCCATCTTTCACCAATGGCATCGCCACGACCGTCGTCTTGACCGGtttgcaccaccaccaccaccaggttGCCGGCCATGTCCAGCAGAGGATCGGCGGAAGTCCGTCCGACGAGCATTCGCTCCCATCGTCGGACATTGGCGAAGTCGATTTGGATCTGTGGGATCTGGACATCAACGGGCCATCCGTCAGTCCGCAATCGTCGACGGGCGGCGGCCACAGTCCGGCCGTCCCGCCCGGCCGACGATCCTCCGACACATCCTCAACTTCAG GTCGAGAAGATTTGTCGCCGCCGGGCAGCGTCAATGGCGGTGGCGGTTACTCGGTTGACAGTTTTGCCgatgccaagaagaagaaaggtccCGTACCGCGACAACAGGAGGAATTGTGTCTGGTCTGCGGTGATCGAGCTTCCGGTTACCACTACAACGCCCTCACCTGTGAAGGATGCAAAG GATTCTTCCGGCGGAGTATCACGAAAAATGCAGTGTACCAGTGCAAGTACGGCAACGGCTGCGACATTGACATGTACATGAGGCGAAAGTGCCAAGAGTGCCGACTGAAAAAGTGCCTGACGGTTGGCATGCGACCGGAAT gTGTCGTTCCAGAGTACCAGTGCGCCGTCAAAAGGGAAGCCAAGAAAGCGCAAAAGGAAAAGGACCGGCCCAATTCCAGTTCGCTGGGATCGCCCGACATGAAAGAGCCTGAAATCAAGGCCATCCaccaccagcaacagcagcagcagcaacaacaacaacagcagcaacaacaattgcagcagcagcagcagttacaacaacagcagcagcaacacattCAC GTGTTGGATGAGAAGCCCATGGTGGTTTGCGGCACCGCCAACGGAGGTGTTGGCAACGGGTTGGCCGTCAAACCCCTCAGTCCCGAGCAGGAGGAGCTCATCAATCGGCTCGTCTATTTCCAGGAAGAATTTGATCAACCGTCCGAAGAGGATCTGAGAAAGATTTCC ACGTCGGGCATTCACGAATCGGACGCCGACGCCAAATTCAAACACATAACGGAGATGACGATCCTGACTGTGCAGCTGACGGTCGAGTTTTCCAAGCGGCTGCCGGGCTTCGACACGCTCCTGCGCGAGGATCAGATCACGTTGCTCAAGGCGTGCTCGAGCGAGGTGATGATGCTGCGCTGCGCCCGACGCTACGACGCCAACACGGACTCGATCGTCTTCGCCAACAACCTGCCCTACACGCGCGAGTCGTACAACATGGCCGGAGTCGGAGACACGGCCGAGCCGCTCTTCCGCTTCGGCAAGAGCATGTCGCAGATGAAAGTCGACAATGCCGAGTACGCCCTTCTCACGGCCATCGTCATCTTCTCTG AACGACCGGGATTGGTGGAGGCGAGAAAAGTGGAAAAGATTCAGGAGATTTACCTCGAAGCGCTTCAGGCTTACGTGATGAACCACCGGGTGCGGCCGATGACGGAGTTCGCCAAGCTCCTGTCGGTGCTAACCGAGTTGCGCACGCTCGGCAACCTCAACTCTGAGATGTGCTTTTCTCTCAAGctcaaaaacaagaaactgcCGCCCTTCCTCGCCGAAATCTGGGACGTTCATTCGTGA
- the LOC124342615 gene encoding ecdysone receptor-like isoform X1, which translates to MEVEQLERSSTTAGGRVFYRPASRNRINSMEGVVISSEPPPQQQQQQQQQQRIRLASSVLSVATIIKTEPRSTSDSPTTQQQQQLHNNSSSCSSPSPSSASSIRRSRSRISTGGGSPLGSSPSPTSPSAAMHPISMSLLHSSSPSSSHPHHPHHSFYGGATTPTLGASTSGSVHSPSPLKRSRHNHIIINNNNNSNNSSSAMEEWLPSPGQMSVDSMSPPPPPSSSSMSMRGANDGLLMLDGQSQQQQQQQQQQLLLQQRGSTLPPSVISSSNGYSPSPMSTGSYEPPFSPGGGGGGKLGREDLSPPGSVNGGGGYSVDSFADAKKKKGPVPRQQEELCLVCGDRASGYHYNALTCEGCKGFFRRSITKNAVYQCKYGNGCDIDMYMRRKCQECRLKKCLTVGMRPECVVPEYQCAVKREAKKAQKEKDRPNSSSLGSPDMKEPEIKAIHHQQQQQQQQQQQQQQQLQQQQQLQQQQQQHIHVLDEKPMVVCGTANGGVGNGLAVKPLSPEQEELINRLVYFQEEFDQPSEEDLRKISTSGIHESDADAKFKHITEMTILTVQLTVEFSKRLPGFDTLLREDQITLLKACSSEVMMLRCARRYDANTDSIVFANNLPYTRESYNMAGVGDTAEPLFRFGKSMSQMKVDNAEYALLTAIVIFSERPGLVEARKVEKIQEIYLEALQAYVMNHRVRPMTEFAKLLSVLTELRTLGNLNSEMCFSLKLKNKKLPPFLAEIWDVHS; encoded by the exons ATGGAAGTGGAACAGTTGGAACGTTCGTCGACGACGGCCGGCGGCCGGGTGTTTTACCGGCCAGCCTCCCGTAATCGAATCAACAGTATGGAAGGTGTGGTGATTAGTAGTGAGCCTCctccgcaacaacaacaacaacaacagcagcagcagagaatcCGGCTGGCCTCGTCGGTCCTCTCGGTTGCCACCATCATCAAAACGGAGCCGCGCTCCACCTCCGACTCGCCCAccacgcaacaacaacaacaactgcacaacaactcttcttcttgttcttctccttctccgtCCTCGGCTAGTTCGATCCGTCGATCACGCTCCCGCATCAGTACCGG ggGAGGCAGCCCATTGGGTAGTTCACCTTCTCCGACGTCGCCCTCGGCCGCAATGCACCCGATCTCCATGTCGTTGCTCCACTCGTCTTCTCCGTCGTCTTCGCATCCGCACCATCCGCACCACTCGTTTTACGGCGGAGCGACGACGCCCACCTTGGGGGCGTCGACCAGCGGCTCCGTCCACTCGCCGAGTCCGTTGAAGCGCTCCCGACACAaccacatcatcatcaacaacaacaacaacagcaacaacagcagtagCGCCATGGAGGAATGGTTGCCATCGCCTGGGCAAATGTCGGTCGACTCGATGTCACCGCCGCCTCCGCCCAGCAGCTCCTCCATGTCGATGAGGGGAGCCAACGACGGGCTGCTGATGCTGGACGGCCaatcgcaacaacaacaacagcaacaacagcagcaactacTATTACAACAACGGGGGTCCACCTTGCCGCCTTCGGTCATCTCATCGTCCAACGGCTACTCGCCGTCGCCCATGTCGACGGGCAGCTACGAGCCGCCATTCAGTCCGGGCGGAGGCGGCGGAGGCAAATTGG GTCGAGAAGATTTGTCGCCGCCGGGCAGCGTCAATGGCGGTGGCGGTTACTCGGTTGACAGTTTTGCCgatgccaagaagaagaaaggtccCGTACCGCGACAACAGGAGGAATTGTGTCTGGTCTGCGGTGATCGAGCTTCCGGTTACCACTACAACGCCCTCACCTGTGAAGGATGCAAAG GATTCTTCCGGCGGAGTATCACGAAAAATGCAGTGTACCAGTGCAAGTACGGCAACGGCTGCGACATTGACATGTACATGAGGCGAAAGTGCCAAGAGTGCCGACTGAAAAAGTGCCTGACGGTTGGCATGCGACCGGAAT gTGTCGTTCCAGAGTACCAGTGCGCCGTCAAAAGGGAAGCCAAGAAAGCGCAAAAGGAAAAGGACCGGCCCAATTCCAGTTCGCTGGGATCGCCCGACATGAAAGAGCCTGAAATCAAGGCCATCCaccaccagcaacagcagcagcagcaacaacaacaacagcagcaacaacaattgcagcagcagcagcagttacaacaacagcagcagcaacacattCAC GTGTTGGATGAGAAGCCCATGGTGGTTTGCGGCACCGCCAACGGAGGTGTTGGCAACGGGTTGGCCGTCAAACCCCTCAGTCCCGAGCAGGAGGAGCTCATCAATCGGCTCGTCTATTTCCAGGAAGAATTTGATCAACCGTCCGAAGAGGATCTGAGAAAGATTTCC ACGTCGGGCATTCACGAATCGGACGCCGACGCCAAATTCAAACACATAACGGAGATGACGATCCTGACTGTGCAGCTGACGGTCGAGTTTTCCAAGCGGCTGCCGGGCTTCGACACGCTCCTGCGCGAGGATCAGATCACGTTGCTCAAGGCGTGCTCGAGCGAGGTGATGATGCTGCGCTGCGCCCGACGCTACGACGCCAACACGGACTCGATCGTCTTCGCCAACAACCTGCCCTACACGCGCGAGTCGTACAACATGGCCGGAGTCGGAGACACGGCCGAGCCGCTCTTCCGCTTCGGCAAGAGCATGTCGCAGATGAAAGTCGACAATGCCGAGTACGCCCTTCTCACGGCCATCGTCATCTTCTCTG AACGACCGGGATTGGTGGAGGCGAGAAAAGTGGAAAAGATTCAGGAGATTTACCTCGAAGCGCTTCAGGCTTACGTGATGAACCACCGGGTGCGGCCGATGACGGAGTTCGCCAAGCTCCTGTCGGTGCTAACCGAGTTGCGCACGCTCGGCAACCTCAACTCTGAGATGTGCTTTTCTCTCAAGctcaaaaacaagaaactgcCGCCCTTCCTCGCCGAAATCTGGGACGTTCATTCGTGA
- the LOC124342734 gene encoding 26S proteasome regulatory subunit 8 codes for MKNHMMEVDAAPPKGEGLRQYYITKIEELQLVVAEKAQNLRRLQAQRNELNAKVRMLREELQLLQEQGSYVGEVVKAMDKKKVLVKVHPEGKFVVDIDKNIDINDIKPNCRVALRNDSYTLHKILPSKVDPLVSLMMVEKVPDSTYEMVGGLDKQIKEIKEVIELPIKHPELFDALGIAQPKGVLLYGPPGTGKTLLARAVAHHTDCTFIRVSGSELVQKFIGEGSRMVRELFVMAREHAPSIIFMDEIDSIGSSRIESGSGGDSEVQRTMLELLNQLDGFEATKNIKVIMATNRIDILDPALLRPGRIDRKIEFPPPNEEARLDILKIHSRKMNLTRGINLRKIAELMPGASGAEVKGVCTEAGMYALRERRVHVTQEDFEMAVAKVMQKDSEKNMSIKKLWK; via the exons atgaaaaatcac ATGATGGAAGTTGATGCGGCTCCTCCTAAGGGAGAGGGTCTTAGGCAATACTACATCACCAAGATTGAGGAGCTCCAGCTGGTAGTTGCGGAGAAAGCACAGAACCTTCGAAGGCTACAGGCACAAAGGAACGAACTCAATGCCAAAG TTCGCATGTTGAGGGAGGAATTGCAGCTGCTGCAGGAGCAGGGATCATATGTCGGTGAAGTTGTCAAAGCCATGGACAAGAAGAAAGTACTTGTCAAAGTTCACCCAGAAGGTAAATTTGTAGTGGACATTGACAAGAACATTGATATCAACGACATCAAGCCAAACTGCAGAGTTGCTCTGAGAAATGACAGCTACACACTGCACAAAATTCTCCCCAGTAAA GTTGATCCGTTAGTGTCTCTCATGATGGTGGAGAAAGTACCAGACAGCACTTACGAAATGGTTGGAGGCTTGGATAAACAGatcaaagaaatcaaagaagtCATTGAGCTTCCCATCAAACATCCGGAGCTCTTTGACGCCCTCGGTATCGCTCAACCAAAAGGTGTCCTACTCTACGGACCCCCAGGAACAG GTAAAACACTTCTGGCTCGTGCCGTCGCTCACCACACGGACTGCACTTTCATCCGAGTCTCTGGCTCCGAATTAGTTCAAAAATTCATCGGTGAAGGTTCTCGTATGGTTCGTGAACTTTTCGTCATGGCCAG ggaACACGCTCCTTCCATCATATTTATGGACGAGATCGATTCCATCGGCTCTTCGCGTATCGAATCTGGTAGCGGAGGTGATTCCGAAGTTCAACGTACCATGTTGGAGCTGCTGAATCAGCTCGACGGTTTCGAAGCCACCAAAAATATCAAA GTGATTATGGCCACGAATCGTATCGACATCTTGGACCCCGCTCTATTGCGACCCGGCCGCATTGATCGAAAGATCGAATTCCCGCCACCAAACGAGGAGGCTCGCCTCGACATTCTCAAAATTCACTCGAGAAAGATGAATCTGACTCGTGGCATCAACTTACGAAAGATTGCCGAGCTCATGCCCGGCGCTTCCGGAGCGGAAGTCAAG GGTGTTTGCACAGAGGCTGGCATGTACGCTTTGCGCGAACGGCGTGTCCACGTCACTCAAGAAGATTTCGAGATGGCCGTCGCTAAGGTGATGCAAAAGGATTCCGAGAAGAACATGTCCATCAAAAAGCTCTGGAAGTGA
- the LOC124342196 gene encoding uncharacterized protein LOC124342196 has protein sequence MEKACGNSACRNTFICHNDKKKFCSNRCYPSVIARAAAKQASRNGALAGATNCASLDTVRTTPAHTPAPTYYETPDDTSTRKTRDDSWIPHSHSSCSPPTARFGRPRRDPAPSANFPLAGIDAPHPALFPSHARPQPTPPATRRAPAPPTINLPACVSHQGPVVPYQPISSPHSPLGTSPTTNSGASSPSLELGVDDLDGSLPDEEDGPTPANLFYEHWAPIIMECSSRTELDTIASDLAADWHSRTSKDDPPSSEASRPPRPPRTSPQRSNTHRHQSRQQQRIRQKNNAKRWEAASKLQALFKRYPKRAVRKVLGETSQCYTGSIESATLFLKATNEQPRPPEADIMVAKAAYDACSWAPLSDDDLSLLSLPPSSQEVAHKLKRASNTSPGADGVEYKDILRLDPFGRLLELLYAAVWLYGIPACWKSARTIPVYKKGPTDDYGNFRPISLLSTIYKLFSSSIASRLTAVASDNDWLSFEQKGFLPGVHGIQEHTMLLESAIEQAKLKKSRLTICWLDLANAFGSLPHDFLHQLFQSLPIPTELRDILTDIYTNSIFQFVVNKELVTVHPTSGVRQGDGLSSIIFNLAAEPLIRCAKDPTNQGFNLFGSLLKATAYADDLSLIGSSPDQLQPTLDAMLSVAAKLGLRFNVAKCSFLSLSKGKATNSSLLHIHGTSLRCLEEGESECYLGVPMGTRLTFRPVCDLPDKLIKVADSDLAPWQKLEVYRAHLLPSLSHHLATGRVLRGFLNEMDARCAEFLRFVANVPHTAHNGFLYSDRRAGGLGASQLAKDSDIWIIARATQLLDSNDPVVRLTARAQLSQNISRGFDGKPPDPLPLSNYLSGSLEGGLYDTRFYKCGSNTWSRARKSARRLEVRIDVSGDESTKVIADDVSCLSLKAVRGLRTVIRKRWTISLTNALHQGRVARGLLLDPSNDVARLSSHRTCLSFNEWNLIHKSRLGLLPLLGNPGCSAPNTKCRRCKVDAETTSHVTSHCRSNLPAIGRRHDLVLAEIVKTITRAGHAASVNRVFPGSTLRPDIVIFSTDPPTIIDLTITFDAPESLDAGHARKIEKYSCLGLTLPFVIGALGSWLPSNNAVAVALNIPRLLGAASGGSAV, from the coding sequence ATGGAGAAAGCCTGTGGCAACAGTGCCTGCAGAAATACCTTCATCTGCCACAACGACAAGAAGAAGTTTTGCTCCAACCGCTGCTACCCTTCTGTCATTGCCCGTGCGGCTGCTAAACAGGCCAGCAGGAATGGTGCCCTGGCTGGGGCAACTAACTGTGCCTCTTTGGATACTGTGAGGACTACACCTGCTCATACTCCTGCTCCAACCTACTACGAGACGCCTGATGACACCTCTACTCGAAAGACAAGGGACGATTCATGGATCCCACACTCACACTCGAGCTGCTCTCCCCCCACGGCACGCTTTGGCAGGCCCCGTCGGGATCCTGCTCCTTCGGCTAACTTCCCACTGGCAGGCATTGATGCACCACATCCGGCTCTTTTCCCTTCACACGCTAGGCCACAGCCAACGCCTCCAGCCACAAGACGAGCTCCTGCTCCACCTACCATCAATCTGCCAGCATGCGTCTCTCACCAAGGCCCTGTCGTTCCATACCagccaatttcttcgcctcactCTCCTCTCGGGACTTCGCCTACCACGAACTCCGGCGCTTCCAGTCCCTCTCTCGAACTAGGAGTAGACGATCTGGACGGCAGCTTGCCTGACGAAGAAGACGGTCCAACTCCTGCCAACCTCTTCTACGAACACTGGGCTCCCATAATCATGGAGTGCTCCTCCAGGACTGAGCTGGACACGATCGCATCTGATCTCGCTGCCGACTGGCACTCTCGCACTTCGAAAGACGACCCACCTAGCAGTGAGGCCTCTAGACCTCCTCGTCCTCCTCGTACGTCACCTCAAAGGTCCAACACGCATAGGCACCAGTCCAGGCAACAACAGCGAATCCGTCAGAAGAACAATGCCAAGCGATGGGAGGCGGCCAGCAAACTCCAAGCACTCTTCAAAAGATACCCGAAGAGGGCCGTACGCAAGGTTCTGGGCGAGACATCGCAGTGCTACACTGGCTCCATCGAGTCCGCCACACTCTTCCTCAAGGCCACCAATGAGCAGCCTCGCCCTCCGGAAGCGGACATTATGGTAGCGAAAGCGGCGTACGACGCATGCTCTTGGGCCCCTCTGTCCGATGACGACCTCTCCTTGCTCTCACTTCCACCATCGAGCCAGGAGGTCGCACACAAGCTCAAACGGGCCTCCAATACTTCTCCTGGAGCTGACGGCGTTGAATACAAAGACATTCTTCGTCTGGACCCTTTTGGGCGGCTGCTTGAGCTCCTCTACGCTGCGGTCTGGCTCTACGGCATTCCTGCCTGTTGGAAATCGGCTCGCACCATCCCGGTATACAAGAAGGGCCCTACTGACGACTACGGCAATTTCAGGCCCATATCGCTGCTTTCCACCATATACAAGCTCTTCTCGAGCTCCATAGCATCTCGCCTTACCGCAGTCGCGTCCGACAATGACTGGTTGTCATTTGAACAGAAGGGCTTCCTTCCTGGGGTCCATGGAATACAAGAACACACCATGCTGCTGGAATCGGCCATCGAACAGGCCAAGCTCAAGAAAAGCCGACTCACCATCTGCTGGCTCGACCTTGCCAACGCCTTTGGCTCGCTCCCCCACGATTTCCTCCATCAACTCTTTCAGAGTCTTCCGATCCCGACAGAGCTCCGTGACATTCTCACTGACATCTACACCAACAGCATCTTCCAGTTTGTTGTCAACAAGGAACTGGTCACCGTTCATCCCACGTCCGGTGTCCGTCAGGGAGATGGACTAAGCTCCATCATCTTCAACCTTGCCGCTGAGCCCCTCATCCGCTGCGCCAAGGATCCTACCAACCAAGGCTTTAATCTCTTCGGCTCCCTGCTGAAGGCCACTGCTTACGCGGATGACCTCTCCCTCATTGGATCCTCTCCTGATCAGCTTCAGCCTACTCTTGACGCCATGCTTTCTGTGGCGGCGAAACTCGGGCTCAGGTTCAACGTCGCAAAATGCTCTTTCCTCTCCCTGTCCAAGGGTAAGGCCACCAACTCATCTCTCCTGCACATTCATGGCACCTCTCTTCGCTGCTTGGAGGAAGGAGAGAGCGAGTGCTACTTAGGAGTCCCCATGGGCACTCGTCTAACATTTCGACCCGTCTGTGATCTGCCCGACAAGCTGATTAAGGTCGCCGATTCTGACTTGGCGCCTTGGCAAAAACTGGAGGTTTACAGAGCCCACCTACTgccgtctctctctcatcatctCGCCACAGGGAGGGTCCTTCGCGGTTTTCTCAATGAGATGGATGCTCGCTGTGCCGAATTCCTCCGTTTCGTTGCCAACGTCCCCCACACTGCTCATAACGGCTTCCTCTATTCTGATCGCAGGGCTGGCGGCTTAGGTGCCTCTCAACTGGCAAAAGATTCGGACATCTGGATCATCGCTCGTGCCACTCAACTCCTCGATAGCAACGATCCGGTTGTCCGCCTCACTGCCAGAGCCCAGCTCAGCCAAAACATCTCCAGGGGATTCGACGGCAAGCCACCTGATCCGCTGCCTCTTTCTAACTACCTCTCTGGCTCGTTAGAAGGTGGACTCTATGACACCCGTTTCTACAAGTGCGGCTCCAATACCTGGTCCCGTGCCAGGAAATCAGCACGAAGACTTGAGGTTAGGATCGATGTATCCGGCGATGAATCGACCAAAGTGATCGCCGACGACGTCTCCTGCCTCTCTCTGAAAGCTGTAAGGGGCCTCCGCACAGTCATCCGGAAACGCTGGACAATCTCCCTCACGAATGCCTTGCATCAGGGCAGGGTAGCAAGGGGGCTACTACTTGACCCATCTAACGACGTTGCCCGCCTCTCATCTCATCGGACCTGCCTCTCTTTCAACGAGTGGAATCTCATCCACAAGAGCCGCCTCGGCCTGCTTCCGCTCCTCGGGAATCCTGGTTGCTCTGCTCCCAACACCAAGTGCAGGAGATGCAAGGTCGATGCCGAGACTACCTCACACGTGACCAGCCATTGCCGCAGTAATCTTCCGGCCATTGGCCGCCGACACGACCTTGTGCTGGCGGAAATTGTGAAAACCATCACCAGGGCCGGCCATGCAGCGTCTGTCAACAGAGTCTTCCCTGGCTCAACCCTGAGGCCGGACATAGTCATCTTCTCGACCGACCCACCAACAATAATTGATCTCACCATCACCTTCGACGCTCCTGAGTCCCTCGACGCTGGCCATGccagaaaaatagagaaatacaGCTGCCTGGGGTTAACTCTCCCCTTCGTTATTGGCGCCTTGGGATCCTGGCTCCCTTCAAACAACGCGGTTGCTGTCGCCCTCAACATCCCCCGGCTCCTTGGCGCCGCCTCCGGAGGAAGTGCCGTCTGA